AACTACTATTCCTAATCCCTGCTgctctgttgatggtggtggaAGCGGCAGTGGCACAGGCTTTCTATAATTCGGTGGTGGATTTATGCCTCGCCATTGACGCTCTGGGTGACAACGCATATGCCCAAATAAAGCTTTCCTTGACCAAAACTGCCTACCACATTCACTACACGGTCTAATATTGTTGTTTGGAGGAGCATTTGCTTCTTGTTtctttgttgatttaaatttcgGGTACACATTTGATTGTGAAGATGAAGTAACATTAAGATTAGAACCACTAATTCTGATGAGTTTTGACCTCTTCTTCTTGTGCTTTTCACTAAATCCTTCAGCAATAGACCCAGTGATGTCTCCGGCGTGGATCACAGGACTCGAAAAGACTTCAACAATTTCTTGCTGAGAAGAGAAAGGAGAAgtagaaagagaaggattactatCTGTGTTGCTGTTATTGCTCATCGCGAAATTAGATATCAGAgtctgaaagaagaagaagaagaaagcttgAGAATGCCAATTACGTCTCATTTGTACAGGGCTAAGCGGTTACTATCTCTCTGAAGTGGGCAGTTATTTTCAGTTATGAATTCCTATCTTTGGTTTTTTCAACTGACAGAATGCAGTTACTTTGTGTTGAACAAACATCAGATTACAGTGTCCTTACATCTATAACCGTAGGAGTGTTATCATCTTAACTAATCTGTGCAGATAAATACTCTTCCTGGACCCACAGCCCAACATCCCAAAAGTGACGGCTGGGATGAATTTACATCTCATAAGTTGTACGATGTAACAATAGGTGCAGAGTACTACAATCAAACTATTAAAAACAACATGAGGATTAAATGGTTGGATGTCCTTGAAAAGTTTGGTTATGCATGTATCCACTAGCCCACTTTGCAGTATAGCTCACATACACCAAAAACTGTTTCCAGAGAGACAGAAAATTAAAGAACTAGAGACTAAGTAGTAGTAGACTGAAGGAAAACTCTGAAAAGGGAAAGTTTCTTCCATTATATTCACTGTTTCATCAACTATATAGGAAACATAGGTGAAAGATAACAACACAGTGTCATGGCTCGCCATGGTTTTCCTAATCGAGAGTCTGTTATACACACTTTTGATGATATGATTTTGATTTGtgatggaaaaataaataaatacagaaACCAGGACTGGTTTTTCCTCTAAATTCTGATTTGTACACACACCGTATACAAAATTGGTTGCCCTGTTATTCTTTTACTGATCGGCTCTTTGTGCTGTTTCTACTCAACAATCTTCGTCCCCTCCAACTGCGTGGTGTTGCAGGTGGTTGAGTACCTTGAGCTGACGACTCTTCAAGTGACGGACTCCTGTTTTAAACACACATTCATGATCAGATTTATGCATCAAAATTACAAACGAAAGAATAGATACAGATTGAGCAACATTACTACTTACCAGTATAACATTCTTCAGAGCTTAGCCGAAGTATATAAATATATCATATAAAAGAACGATGCATTATCTGTCCTAGTTCAAAATGGTGGAGTTAAATTAAAAAGATGATATAGGCGAAAAAGTGAGTGTTACTACCTTATCATTGAATTAGAAAAGCATTTTCCTGAGAACTGCTTCTGAGCGACAGGACTGGAACTGGATTCTGCACGTAGAATTGGTTTCTCGTTTTTCTTCCTGTATTCATGCTTCAGCTCTTCTAGCCGTTTTGATACCTATGCATAAAAGGGAAGCTCAATTACCCAAACGGACCGAAGTATAACCGGAATGGTACAGTAATCTCCTACATACACGAGAGAGGGAAGGAGGGAGAGAAAACCTTGATTGCGTGCGCCATCGGCAGTATTGTATCTGGGTCCATTGCATCCTCGGGAAAGTTTCGGAGGGCATGAATTAGTTTCTCAAAGGGTAACTTTACCTGATTGACCGAACCAAAAGTGTTGACATCAGCAGAATTTTTAGGTAACTTTATTTTTAACTCCAAAAGTAATGTTAGAAGCTTGATACTTACCAAGTCGTCGTGACAAAATTTCAACAGCGCCAAACCAACTTGAAAAACTATCATAACACCCTGCCAATGTagtgaaaaagatgttgaagcggaAATGCACATGAgcgaaagatattcaatatataagAAGGTGTAAGAGTAAGAAACTGACCTCGTAAAGAAAGACGTCCCATATTCTAAGAGCCAAATTGAAAGGGAAGGAGTAAGAAAAGACGGTTATGAACCACTGGCTAGCATACATGCTTGGATTTATCATTTCCTCAATAAAATGTTCCCCTAGCTTTGGCAAATGCTCTCTCACCAATTGTTCAAACTGAAAGAGGTATTGCTGTACCAACGGCAGTCCCACCTGCACTCACAAGCATATACACCAGTAGGTATTAAATTAGTTACTGGTACATATCAAACTTCCAAGATGAGTCTTTTTTTAGATAGTCAAGATGGTAATGCATATTCTATCAAAGTTCAAGAAACAAACTTTGTTTGTTACTAGAATTCTCCAAAAAAATGTTGAAACTAGCATTCCGAAAATGAAAGCATCTTCTTGAGACaggcttttgtttttgtttttgaatttttagcTCTATGAAACATGCAGTATTACCAAATATAATCCCTCCATTGGGGCATGAACAGCTCCTTTCAACAAAGCCACCAATAACCAGAATGCATCTTCCTCGCTCATGTACAGAAGCAAAAGACCAGCTAAAAATCCCATTCCCTGTATTTGAAAAGCAATAAAAACATGAGGTCTAATATGTAATCATGAAACTCAGCAAAAAAATTTATCATGCATCATGTTTTGGAAGTTTAGAGAGAGGATAAGAGTTAGACCTGAACATAACCAACATCTCTGTCATACACAGAGTATGCCTTAAGAACATTGTACAACGACCTTTGACCTGGTCCATGTCTCTGCTGAAAGAAAACATGTGATGGAAAAGTTCGGGAAATATCTCGAATTATGTCCAGCTCTGATGTAGATGTTTCATATAGTACTAGTTGCTGCAGCAGAAAAACCTCTTGATCAGGAATTTAATAAAGCCACGAAATGAGGATGCCCATGTTTCTTGATAACATATACTCCAACAGTATGTCATTTGAAAAAGAACAGGCATTCAATTATTTTATGTTGGTTTGACACACGCATGGCAATAACAAAGTAAACGTTCATGTGAACAGCTTTGAAATCAATCACAGAAATGAGTTAGGTTTAACATTGCCGAATAAGAGAGCACATGGAAATCCTAAGCAAAATAAGTTACAGACATATCAGAAGATACTGAAATACAACCTAACAAGCCACATATATCATTAGGCAAAGCTTTTGTGAGGAAACGAACTAAGAGTACCTCGTATACACCCGGATTCATTAGCAAGAGATCCCGACTACCTGAGATCAACTGCCAAACAAGACCCCGTAAGCAATCAGGAATTCCCTTTCTAATACGCCTTAGCACCACCTGAGGTTTCCTTCTAACATAATGCTTCCAATCACTTCCGCCAACTCCTATCATTTTCCTCCACTTTCTGATCCTTCTTTCCTCCCTGTAAAATATTTTTACCCATATCATATTGTTGAGACTAATAGTCCCATAGAGACCATAACTCTAGCATTCATCTCAATATAATATGAAAAGGCTATTccattcattgccaattggttttgagcaGGAAGTCCAGACATCTATCTAATACATATATGACTGTATGTTGATGAAAATTAATGGTGAGAAGAGAAATATCCCCTAAAACTACGGTTTTCACCCACACCAAGACTAACTTGtcttcaaaaatattaaaaaacatCCGGACTAAAAAAAGGTTAACATGGTATTAATGTAGATGAATTTTGCATATTTCGTGAACGCAACTAATTGTGCAAATAGATTTCCTTCATACTTTCTTTGGagaaagagaataaaaattaTGTAAACCAACTCAGAAACCATACCTTTCTTGTTCATTGATAACCTTTTTAGTGATTGAGCCTTGGGAACTGTTGTTCTTGATTGAACCTTGGGAACTGTTGTTCTCTTCTGGCACGAAAAATCCAAATCTGTCCACTGGTCTTGCAGGTGGAACTGGTCCTGGTTCAAACTCCTCTATTTTTTTCCTCTCCATTTCACTAAAATGTAAACCTTATCATCTTAGAGAGGAACTCTAGCGATCATTCTTTTAGCTCACAGAAGCTCCCTCTGAATTCTCTCCCCAACAGAGAGTTGTCAGCTGCTATGTGGAGCGTGGTACCCTATGCATAGACGATAAAACATAAACTCAGGCAGTGAGGGTCACTATAACTTAATAAGAGCACTTAACAAAGAGCGTAGTTTCTGCATTCTATAGACTAGCcagaaataaaagataaaacgATAGCAAGTTCCCAAATACAGACAATCACAATTTTGAAGCACGACACAATGCAACTCAACCGAAACAGATAACAAGCATGATACAGTGCAACTCAGCCGAAACAGATAACAAGCACGATAGAGTGCAACTCAACCAAGGCAGAAAACAAGAGAATAGCGTGTAATCGGCGATCTCAAATCATATACTCCATGCACAATACTAAATTGAAGCTCATCACTGGGGACTCCTACCATTCAAGCTCTAGTATATAAACTTGTAACTCCAGAAAGACATTAAAaagtacaaaatcaaacaaaacaatctgTAACCGAAAATTCGACTCTTTGGCAACATTTCTAATATGATTGTTATGCCTACAAGCTGAGTTCAAAACTCATCAACATCCTAATTTCTACTGATAAAGAAAAAAACACTTTTGAATCACCAAATTGTAAAGGGTTTGCTCTTTATCCCACTACTAGATTACCCCCTTGGCAACAACTATAGGAAAATTCAGACATCCAGATTGGGTTTACAGTCAAAAACCAAAACAAGTAAACTTCAAAAACTTAAGTTAATCAAAAGATCCCACAAATAGGAACGAACAAATAAAAATCTGTCATTTTCAAAGTAATGTAACAAAGTATTCACCAATGACAAGAATTTGGGGACGAATTAAATAAATTGAATCAATTTTAACACAACCCAGTAATCAATTAACAATCAAAACCATAATAACAAGACAAAGAACACAAATTTCTGAGAAAACTGACCTGGGATTATTTTGACATACAGAGAGGGAATTCTCTTGTTCTGTATTGAAATTGATGATGaaaattgcaaaaataaaaaaatgtctgATATGCACGTCGTTGAAGAGAAGGGCTATTTGGTGCATCATCTGCCGGCCCGCATACCTTTTTGCTGTTGAAGTCACCACTCACAACCAAAAGAACGAAAATTCAACCAACAGTCAGACTCAGATCTCTGCATCATGATTCATGACTCGTGAAAAAAGGGTTCTGTGACTTCCGGAATCCACTTTTATTTTAattgataaaaataattatatatttaCACCCTGGTTACTCTGGCCAAATGGCTCATGAGCCATGTGATGCCGCATTCCCATCATCTAGAACCCCAACGGGAGAAAGGGTGACCAAGGTAGTGCCTAAGCTCCCAAAATGGTTACGTGTCCGCATCTGACACTTGAACGAGCGCGTTCAAGGGTTGGACATTCGGTGATATCGCTCACATATCGCTCACATATCAATGTTATCAGGAAGAtataaacaaataacaaaaaatTGGTCAGTTAGCCCAATAAttataatttctgggtgaaaagagcatgtaaaatttgatactgtttaaatggacgagaatgtaaaaatagtcacgattaaacagtttcatcctacccattttcaaatattttttcttatttttaatttacatcaggatgcatccagttttatcctcgctct
This genomic stretch from Papaver somniferum cultivar HN1 chromosome 5, ASM357369v1, whole genome shotgun sequence harbors:
- the LOC113281897 gene encoding EVI5-like protein, translated to MERKKIEEFEPGPVPPARPVDRFGFFVPEENNSSQGSIKNNSSQGSITKKVINEQEREERRIRKWRKMIGVGGSDWKHYVRRKPQVVLRRIRKGIPDCLRGLVWQLISGSRDLLLMNPGVYEQLVLYETSTSELDIIRDISRTFPSHVFFQQRHGPGQRSLYNVLKAYSVYDRDVGYVQGMGFLAGLLLLYMSEEDAFWLLVALLKGAVHAPMEGLYLVGLPLVQQYLFQFEQLVREHLPKLGEHFIEEMINPSMYASQWFITVFSYSFPFNLALRIWDVFLYEGVMIVFQVGLALLKFCHDDLVKLPFEKLIHALRNFPEDAMDPDTILPMAHAIKVSKRLEELKHEYRKKNEKPILRAESSSSPVAQKQFSGKCFSNSMIRSPSLEESSAQGTQPPATPRSWRGRRLLSRNSTKSRSVKE